One stretch of Mus pahari chromosome 5, PAHARI_EIJ_v1.1, whole genome shotgun sequence DNA includes these proteins:
- the Nif3l1 gene encoding NIF3-like protein 1, whose translation MLSSAHLVPTSVRRAQSWICSSSRSFMDLKALLSSLNDFASLSFAESWDNVGLLVEPSPPHTVKTLFLTNDLTEEVMDEALQKKADLILSYHPPIFRPMKHITWKTWKERLVIRALENRVAIYSPHTAYDAAPQGVNSWLAKGLGTCTTRPIHPSRAPDFPTEGTQRLEFSVKHSQDLDKVMSALKGVGGVLVTSFPARCDGEEQTRISLNCTQKALMQVLAFLSQDRQLYQKTEILSLEKPLLLHTGMGRLCTLDESVSLAIMIERIKAHLKLSHLRLALGVGRTLESPVKVVALCAGSGGSVLQGVEADLYLTGEMSHHDVLDAAAKGINVILCEHSNTERGFLSELQEMLGVHLENKITIILSETDRDPLHVV comes from the exons ATGCTGTCATCTGCACACCTAGTCCCTACAAGTGTGCGACGCGCCCAGTCGTGGATCTGCAGCTCTTCCCGTTCCTTCATGGATCTGAAGGCTCTTCTCTCGTCCTTGAATGACTTTGCATCCCTCTCATTTGCTGAGAGCTGGGACAATGTGGGATTACTGGTGGAGCCAAGCCCACCCCATACTGTAAAAACACTCTTCCTGACCAATGACCTGACGGAGGAGGTCATGGACGAGGCTCTGCAAAAGAAGGCAGACCTCATTCTCTCCTACCATCCACCTATTTTCCGGCCCATGAAGCACATAACTTGGAAAACGTGGAAGGAGCGCCTCGTGATCCGGGCTCTGGAGAACAGAGTAGCCATCTACTCTCCCCACACAGCCTATGATGCAGCACCCCAGGGAGTCAACAGCTGGTTAGCCAAAGGGCTTG GAACTTGCACTACCAGGCCCATCCACCCTTCCAGAGCTCCAGACTTCCCCACAGAGGGAACTCAGCGACTAGAATTCAGTGTGAAGCACAGCCAAGACCTGGACAAAGTCATGTCTGCACTGAAAGGGGTTGGAGGTGTCTTGGTCACCTCTTTTCCTGCCAG GTGTGATGGTGAAGAGCAAACACGGATCAGTCTGAATTGTACTCAGAAGGCTTTGATGCAGGTGCTGGCTTTTCTTTCCCAGGACAGACAACTTTATCAGAAAACTGAAATTCTTTCATTGGAGAAG CCTTTGCTTCTGCATACTGGAATGGGACGGTTGTGCACACTGGATGAATCTGTCTCCCTGGCAATAATGATAGAGCGAATCAAAGCACACCTAAAGCTGTCTCATCTTCGCTTAGCTCTTGGAGTGGGGAGAACATTAG AGTCCCCAGTCAAAGTTGTGGCCCTGTGTGCTGGTTCTGGGGGCAGCGTTCTACAAGGAGTGGAGGCCGACCTTTACCTCACAG GTGAAATGTCCCACCATGATGTTCTGGATGCTGCTGCCAAAGGGATAAATGTCATCCTTTGTGAACACAGCAACACTGAAAGAGGCTTCCTTTCTGAGCTTCAAGAAATGCTGGGTGTTCACTTGGAGAATAAGATTACTATTATCCTGTCTGAGACAGACAGGGACCCTCTCCATGTGGTTTAA